TGAAAACGACGTGGAGCATATGTACCAATTGGCAATGGTTAGCTGGTATATTATTGAACGCGAAAAGTTACCGCTTGATATTCCGAAAGTCCTTCGTTACGCGTTGGTTCATGATGTTGTAGAGGCCTACGCGGGAGATACGTATTTTTATAGCGACGATAAGGATGATAAAGCAAGGCGCGAGCATGCCGCGGCAGAGCGGCTCAAAAAAGAATTTCCCGAGTTTCCGGATTTGCATGAATGCATCGAAGCGTTTGAGCGCCGTGAGGACGCGGAGAGCAAATTTGTCTACGCGTTGGATAAGGTGATTCCCGTCGTGAATATTTATATGGACGGCGGTCGCTCGTGGAAGCGTGACGGCGTGACATTCGTGGATGTGCTGAAATATAAAACCGATAAAGTGGCGGTGTCTCAGGAAGTGAAGGTATATTTTGATGAACTTGTAGAGCGTCTCCGCGCGGAGGAGACGTCGTTGTTTCCGAGGAAAGCATGAGGAGCTGTTAGTGTTCAGTTGTTCCACTTTGCCGCATGCAAAAGATGAGATACATCGCATTGACGGCGCAATTTTTTTATGCGAATATGTGAGCAGTATTCGGTCGTTGCAGTGGAGGATTAGCTGATGCCGGAACAGGAATTGAGGCATGGATCCGTGGTTGAGGATCCCGATCTTGCCGCGTGGAGCATCGTGGATGACTTGCCTCGAGACGTGGTGCTGGCGTATATCTTTGCAAGGGCATTTGATGCGCCACTTGGTCCTAAGGATGCGCCGCTGAAGTACGAGAACCTTCGGAATCTGTCGGAGGATGTGTGCGCAAGGAATCCGCGCGCATTGGATGCGCACT
Above is a genomic segment from bacterium containing:
- a CDS encoding HD domain-containing protein, with the protein product MSGLSDMMKFIELTHRLQQVRRTIFVNHEERNENDVEHMYQLAMVSWYIIEREKLPLDIPKVLRYALVHDVVEAYAGDTYFYSDDKDDKARREHAAAERLKKEFPEFPDLHECIEAFERREDAESKFVYALDKVIPVVNIYMDGGRSWKRDGVTFVDVLKYKTDKVAVSQEVKVYFDELVERLRAEETSLFPRKA